A genomic window from Silene latifolia isolate original U9 population chromosome 11, ASM4854445v1, whole genome shotgun sequence includes:
- the LOC141613070 gene encoding uncharacterized protein LOC141613070: MENAHVSIDKIIRGDVPLPLPWTGFTMVGDAQGSFAQWPKSLVLLDENEVNYKTRKSKRKHNSKDAGDSANKVQKQVIEASCVEEEDHVRPLSVEEVEKLGYFGRSLEEKLCSLSKNATIEMVIDDSVYNYQEGSARSFLTVIEIREMLRNKWLNVVMLQIWGSNHWMLIVTCLGLNTIYILDSDRKNPKRLEIKKRLHNAWFIHCAHGGRRNFNRKNNKLVIKDDILCPQQPKDYECGYYVMKWMYNITFYLSRIKEEEFVKHMEQSTMSSADIYEIKEEWATKFLDNF, encoded by the exons ATGGAGAATGCTCATGTTTCCATCGATAAAATCATACGAGGGGATGTACCACTTCCGTTGCCATGGACTGGATTCACAATGGTCGGTGATGCACAGGGTAGCTTTGCTCAATGGCCCAAATCATTGGTTTTATTAGATGAAAATGAG GTCAATTATAAGACTCGAAAGTCCAAGAGGAAACACAACTCCAAAGATGCGGGGGATTCCGCTAATAAAGTTCAAAAGCAA GTAATCGAGGCGTCATGTGTTGAAGAAGAAGATCATGTTAGACCTCTAAGCGTGGAAGAGGTTGAGAAATTAGGTTATTTTGGTCGTTCTTTAGAAGAGAAGTTGTGTTCCTTATCCAAAAATGCTACAATCGAGATGGTGATAGATGATTCCGTTTATAATTACCAAGAAGGTAGCGCAAGGAGCTTTTTGACGGTTATCGAGATTAGGGAGATGTTGAGAAATAAATGGCTAAATGTTGTTATGCTTCAAATTTGGGGAAG CAACCATTGGATGTTGATCGTTACATGCTTGGGGTTAAACACTATTTATATTTTGGATTCGGATCGAAAAAATCCAAAGAGATTGGAGATAAAAAAAAGACTCCACAACGCTTGGTTCATACATTGCGCTCATGGCGGAAGGCGTAATTTCAATAGAAAGAATAATAAACTCGTAATAAAAGACGATATCCTG tgCCCTCAACAACCAAAGGATTACGAGTGTGGTTATTATGTCATGAAATGGATGTATAACATAACTTTTTACCTTTCGAGGATTAAAGAAGAAGAATTTGTAAAG CATATGGAGCAATCAACCATGTCAAGTGCTGATATTTATGAGATCAAAGAAGAGTGGGCTACCAAATTTTTAGACAACTTCTAG
- the LOC141612838 gene encoding uncharacterized protein LOC141612838: MFGIYSTMLKPDLLYIPSTARHLNPQRDKNLGRNYIKTSYMPTDGVCVKAVFIPIIDNEHWFLIVCDLEMKTNYILNSLRPKDIRADTELAAEVVTNVFQILCRSKGYKHLVGVPLAKFSTLTVPQQQNLFDCGVHVLKWLEAGRNRGLWEDKSNFKALAGFRKDVALKLLRWQENNRKAY, translated from the exons ATGTTCGGGATCTATTCCACTATGCTAAAGCCAGATTTGTTGTATATCCCATCTACTGCACGT CATCTCAATCCTCAACGAGATAAAAATCTTGGTCGCAATTacatcaaaacatcatatatGCCTACAGATGGGGTGTGTGTGAAAGCC GTTTTTATACCCATCATTGATAATGAACACTGGTTTCTTATTGTGTGTGATCTGGAGATGAAGACGAACTATATTCTGAACTCACTACGTCCTAAGGATATCCGGGCTGACACTGAACTTGCTGCGGAAGTG GTTACTAATGTCTTCCAGATCTTATGCCGGTCCAAAGGCTACAAGCATCTTGTAGGGGTGCCTCTAGCTAAGTTTTCGACTCTGACTGTTCCTCAGCAGCAAAATCT GTTTGATTGCGGCGTTCATGTCCTCAAGTGGTTAGAAGCTGGCCGCAACCGAGGTCTGTGGGAAGACAAAAGCAACTTCAAGGCGTTGGCTGGATTTAGGAAGGACGTCGCGCTCAAATTGTTACGTTGGCAGGAGAACAATCGTAAG GCTTACTAA